Proteins co-encoded in one Dasypus novemcinctus isolate mDasNov1 chromosome 6, mDasNov1.1.hap2, whole genome shotgun sequence genomic window:
- the LOC101415306 gene encoding cholesterol 25-hydroxylase-like, with amino-acid sequence MSHWNSSDAQVLCGSGQLFLQPLWDRLRSRGAFLQSPFFPVIFSIITYVGFCLPFVLLDAVCPWVPALRRYKIHPDFSPSVRQLLPCLGQTLYQHAVFVLPATLLHWARSPANLPADAPAVLELTRHVVVCLLLFDAEFFVWHLLHHKVPWLYRTFHKMHHQNMSSFALATQYMSVWELFSLGLFDMVNVVLLGCHPLTVLVFHVVNIWLSVEDHSGYDFPWSTHRLVPFGWYGGVAHHDLHHSRFNCNFAPYFTHWDKMLGTLQSAYAK; translated from the coding sequence ATGAGCCACTGGAACAGCTCCGACGCCCAGGTCCTCTGCGGCTCGGGCCAGCTGTTCCTGCAGCCCCTCTGGGACCGCTTGAGAAGCCGGGGGGCCTTCCTGCAGTCTCCGTTCTTCCCGGTCATCTTTTCCATCATCACCTACGTGGGCTTCTGCCTGCCGTTCGTGCTGCTGGACGCCGTGTGCCCCTGGGTGCCCGCGCTGCGGCGCTACAAGATCCACCCCGACTTCTCGCCGTCGGTGCGGCAGCTGCTGCCTTGCCTGGGGCAGACGCTCTACCAGCACGCGGTGTTCGTGCTGCCCGCGACGCTGCTGCACTGGGCCCGCAGCCCCGCCAACCTGCCCGCCGACGCCCCCGCGGTGCTGGAGCTGACGCGCCACGTCGTGGTCTGCCTGCTGCTCTTTGACGCCGAGTTCTTCGTGTGGCACCTGCTGCACCACAAGGTGCCCTGGCTGTACCGCACCTTCCACAAGATGCATCACCAGAACATGTCCTCTTTCGCGCTGGCCACGCAGTACATGAGCGTGTGGGAGCTGTTTTCCCTGGGCTTGTTCGACATGGTGAACGTGGTGCTGCTCGGGTGCCACCCGCTCACCGTCCTGGTGTTCCACGTGGTCAACATCTGGCTGTCCGTGGAGGACCACTCGGGCTACGACTTCCCCTGGTCCACGCACAGACTGGTGCCTTTCGGGTGGTACGGGGGCGTAGCGCACCACGACCTGCATCACTCTCGCTTTAACTGCAACTTCGCACCTTACTTCACACACTGGGACAAAATGCTGGGGACGCTGCAGTCTGCTTACGCCAAGTAG